The Armatimonadota bacterium genome window below encodes:
- a CDS encoding S-layer homology domain-containing protein has protein sequence MNKFLAMMLLLGCAVSVAAQTPPDVPKGHWAYEAVNDLIGKGYIVGYPNGSFLGDRTLTRYEFATVTARILEGMNEKLDAVKSQASKPSGAPATITMPTTPAGEVSAQDLATITKLVDEFKVELTVIGTRLDTVEATVAELKDMVATHDAMLNDEEGIVRATASDVSALRKLKFSGYLQTRYQTIDYTKDTTPADKSYDTFLVRRARLKLTATPTIRSTAVLQLDAGQNTTSVKDAYYNYAFGDGCAIAPSFQVGQQYWWFGYEVPYSSSKRETPERALFVRRFFPGERDTGAILTSPADAKILWTVGAYNGTGTQNGSTSATDNNDAKDVLANVKFRLGDLDLGMSGYHGYGIWYKNAAGAVLYDPSQKIRYGADLQYYMSNLTFKGEYIRGKGFDDADPNKYDQNLWQSGYYAQLGYNIDNADTLVARYSTMSEDPKTPAFGRVNSWELGAIRWLDENSRLKLFYKFTNEEQNSIDNNGLLAEWIVTF, from the coding sequence GTGAATAAGTTTCTGGCAATGATGCTGCTTTTGGGCTGCGCAGTTTCTGTCGCCGCCCAGACTCCACCCGATGTGCCGAAAGGCCACTGGGCCTACGAGGCAGTCAACGACCTTATAGGAAAGGGATACATAGTCGGTTATCCCAACGGCAGCTTTCTGGGAGACAGGACTCTGACCCGCTACGAATTTGCGACAGTGACAGCACGCATTCTCGAAGGCATGAACGAGAAGCTGGATGCAGTTAAATCTCAAGCAAGCAAGCCTTCCGGTGCTCCAGCAACAATTACAATGCCCACAACTCCCGCAGGAGAAGTGAGCGCGCAGGACCTAGCAACTATCACCAAGCTGGTAGATGAGTTCAAGGTCGAGCTTACTGTGATCGGAACGAGGCTCGATACGGTCGAGGCCACTGTCGCCGAACTGAAAGATATGGTTGCGACTCACGACGCCATGCTCAATGACGAAGAGGGCATCGTAAGGGCCACTGCATCGGATGTTTCCGCACTCAGGAAACTCAAGTTTAGCGGTTATCTTCAAACCCGCTACCAGACCATCGACTACACAAAAGACACCACGCCTGCCGATAAGTCATACGATACTTTTCTGGTGCGCCGGGCCCGATTAAAACTTACGGCTACACCGACCATCAGAAGCACGGCTGTGCTGCAACTTGATGCTGGCCAGAATACTACGAGTGTCAAAGACGCCTATTACAACTATGCCTTCGGCGACGGCTGCGCCATAGCTCCAAGTTTCCAGGTCGGCCAGCAGTATTGGTGGTTCGGCTACGAAGTGCCTTACTCATCGTCAAAGAGAGAGACTCCTGAAAGAGCCCTCTTTGTGCGTAGGTTCTTCCCCGGTGAAAGAGACACCGGCGCAATACTGACAAGCCCGGCCGATGCTAAGATTTTATGGACCGTTGGAGCATATAACGGCACCGGCACTCAGAACGGCTCCACATCCGCAACAGATAACAACGACGCCAAGGACGTTCTTGCCAATGTAAAGTTCAGGCTCGGCGACCTCGACTTAGGTATGTCCGGCTACCACGGCTATGGTATATGGTATAAAAATGCGGCAGGTGCAGTGCTCTACGATCCGTCCCAGAAGATCAGATACGGAGCGGACCTGCAGTATTACATGAGTAATCTTACGTTCAAGGGCGAGTATATTCGAGGCAAAGGCTTCGATGATGCCGACCCCAACAAATACGACCAGAACTTGTGGCAGAGCGGTTACTATGCTCAGCTCGGCTACAATATCGATAATGCCGATACGCTTGTTGCCCGCTATTCCACAATGTCCGAAGACCCAAAAACTCCTGCATTTGGCAGGGTCAACTCATGGGAATTGGGCGCAATCCGCTGGCTGGATGAAAACAGCAGGCTCAAACTCTTCTATAAGTTCACCAATGAAGAGCAAAACAGCATAGACAACAACGGCCTCTTGGCTGAGTGGATCGTTACGTTCTAA
- a CDS encoding response regulator transcription factor, with protein MSARVIVVEDEEDIALLLRHNLEKEGYKVEICEDGVQALDSVRRKAPDLMLLDVMLPIVDGKEVCRMLRRDYDFPIIMVSARSGEVDKVIGLEVGADDYIAKPFSIIELIARVRSALRRSSGESRRKDEVLRGGEIVLDRARHEVRVTDNPVDLRPKEFALLDILLSNKGRVLDRDSLLEKVWGEDEYIDHGTIDVHVRRLREKIEQDPGNPRYIITVRGVGYKFGIE; from the coding sequence ATGTCTGCGCGAGTAATCGTGGTTGAGGATGAAGAGGATATAGCTCTGCTGCTGCGTCACAATCTTGAGAAAGAGGGTTACAAGGTAGAAATTTGCGAGGACGGGGTGCAGGCGCTTGATTCAGTCCGGCGTAAAGCTCCTGACCTGATGCTGCTGGACGTTATGCTGCCGATAGTCGACGGCAAGGAAGTCTGCCGCATGCTCCGGCGCGACTACGATTTTCCGATCATAATGGTCAGCGCCAGATCCGGTGAGGTGGACAAGGTGATTGGCCTGGAAGTCGGTGCCGATGACTATATAGCCAAGCCATTCAGTATTATTGAGCTGATAGCGCGTGTCCGCTCGGCCTTGAGGAGATCGTCGGGTGAGTCCAGAAGAAAAGACGAGGTGCTGCGCGGCGGCGAGATAGTGCTGGATCGTGCAAGGCACGAGGTCCGGGTTACTGATAATCCGGTTGATCTGCGTCCAAAAGAGTTTGCATTGCTCGATATCCTGCTTTCAAATAAGGGCAGGGTCCTAGATAGAGATTCGCTGCTGGAAAAAGTGTGGGGTGAAGATGAATACATAGACCACGGCACCATAGACGTTCATGTGCGCCGTCTGCGCGAGAAGATCGAGCAGGACCCCGGAAATCCGCGCTATATAATTACGGTGCGCGGTGTGGGTTACAAGTTTGGAATAGAGTAA
- a CDS encoding OsmC family protein, translated as MEDKPKIMTTKASGEWSAPMLITAKMGEFDAVLDEPAYVGGTNKGASPMDYVTAALIGCAGITLSVVSKQMDFTFSGARFEAEGDIDLRGFMGMPGVCRHFCAFRGKFYVKTNESQERLDMVKDQVKNRCPVFNLLHDAGVQTEIEWVKE; from the coding sequence ATGGAAGACAAACCTAAAATCATGACCACAAAGGCCTCCGGCGAGTGGAGCGCCCCTATGCTCATAACCGCGAAGATGGGAGAATTTGACGCAGTTTTGGACGAGCCCGCATATGTAGGCGGAACCAATAAAGGCGCATCGCCTATGGACTATGTCACTGCAGCGCTGATAGGGTGCGCGGGGATAACATTGTCGGTAGTGTCAAAACAGATGGACTTTACCTTCTCGGGTGCCAGATTTGAGGCAGAGGGAGATATAGACTTGAGAGGATTCATGGGTATGCCAGGTGTCTGCAGGCACTTCTGTGCGTTTCGGGGCAAATTTTATGTCAAGACAAACGAGAGCCAGGAGCGCCTGGATATGGTCAAAGACCAGGTCAAAAACCGCTGCCCTGTCTTTAACCTCCTTCATGACGCCGGAGTACAGACAGAGATTGAGTGGGTAAAGGAATAG
- a CDS encoding ThuA domain-containing protein — MSEVTRVTVWNEFRHEKTDGEEPQKVYPKGMHNAIADYLKKQPGFEVRTATLDEPEHGLTQEVLDNTDVLTWWGHAAHQEVKDEIVERIYKRVLDGMGLIVMHSAHFSKIFKKLMGTSCNLKWREVGEKERLWVIDPSHPIAAGLPEYFEIPHTEMYGERFDIPAPDELVFVSWFEGGEVFRSGCCWHRGAGKVFYFRPGHETFPIYYQKEVLKVIENGVRWAKPSGGPAHYYGHVPEPLEKITSSK, encoded by the coding sequence ATGAGCGAGGTTACACGCGTAACTGTCTGGAACGAATTCAGGCATGAAAAGACGGATGGTGAAGAACCACAAAAGGTCTATCCCAAAGGCATGCACAATGCGATTGCCGACTATCTGAAAAAGCAGCCCGGATTTGAAGTTCGCACGGCTACATTGGACGAGCCGGAGCATGGCCTGACACAGGAAGTGCTTGATAATACTGACGTGCTCACCTGGTGGGGGCATGCGGCGCACCAAGAAGTAAAAGACGAGATAGTCGAGAGGATTTATAAGCGTGTCCTGGATGGGATGGGTCTGATTGTAATGCACTCAGCCCACTTTTCCAAGATATTCAAAAAACTGATGGGCACATCGTGCAACCTGAAGTGGCGAGAAGTCGGTGAAAAAGAGAGGCTATGGGTCATTGACCCCTCTCACCCGATTGCAGCAGGCCTGCCGGAATATTTCGAGATACCGCATACGGAAATGTACGGCGAGAGGTTCGATATTCCAGCGCCTGATGAGCTTGTCTTTGTGAGCTGGTTTGAGGGCGGAGAGGTATTCCGCAGCGGATGCTGCTGGCACAGAGGCGCAGGCAAAGTGTTTTACTTCAGACCCGGCCATGAGACTTTCCCTATTTACTATCAGAAAGAGGTGCTTAAGGTAATCGAAAATGGTGTCAGGTGGGCAAAGCCATCAGGCGGGCCTGCGCATTATTATGGCCATGTTCCTGAGCCACTCGAAAAGATTACATCTTCAAAATAG
- a CDS encoding DUF4352 domain-containing protein, which produces MSRLMRYGALLAMLVFALSITTSAATKKTPAKKTTTKTPHYVQGTTQLKGEYAEFGKTYTLGKNNPFNITLKSAEYTIDPVNIGDQTYVPTADEKLIVYHMTYHNPQPNEYHIRWDNFSFTVVDPQSQNHDGLRDLGMEKDKQQCSMSLKPAQKVDVYGVMPVPSKGEMPKLIIKSDDDLVLRYDLRGKVKGLPAEYTDPADKTNTTVLDKIPAKMGVYYPLGELEVKLDKIEINDDPSMGEQTTEEGEVFLVAYISVKNVGKSPQFMRWDTFDPAIVDTDGVETGNNKDMFQKSKDRSFSAEIQPGQEVSVRSIFTIPEDTDLKSLSMHFNENKTFVFDISSVKS; this is translated from the coding sequence TTGAGTAGACTGATGAGATATGGGGCTCTTTTGGCCATGCTTGTGTTTGCTCTGTCAATTACAACAAGCGCAGCTACCAAGAAAACACCCGCAAAGAAAACCACGACTAAGACCCCTCATTATGTTCAAGGGACGACTCAGCTAAAGGGTGAATACGCCGAGTTCGGCAAAACTTATACCTTGGGCAAGAACAATCCTTTCAACATCACTCTAAAGAGCGCAGAGTATACTATCGATCCGGTAAACATTGGCGATCAAACTTATGTGCCGACTGCAGACGAGAAACTGATCGTATACCATATGACCTATCACAACCCGCAGCCGAACGAGTACCATATCCGATGGGACAATTTCTCTTTTACAGTAGTCGATCCGCAGAGCCAGAACCATGACGGGCTTAGAGACCTTGGAATGGAAAAGGATAAGCAGCAGTGTTCTATGAGCCTCAAGCCCGCGCAGAAGGTAGATGTATATGGCGTAATGCCTGTGCCTTCAAAAGGCGAAATGCCCAAGCTGATTATCAAGTCTGATGACGATCTTGTGCTGCGCTATGACCTCAGGGGCAAAGTGAAGGGCCTGCCCGCGGAGTATACTGATCCGGCAGACAAGACCAACACCACAGTGCTCGACAAGATCCCTGCGAAGATGGGTGTCTATTATCCATTGGGTGAGCTTGAAGTGAAACTCGACAAGATCGAGATCAATGATGATCCCTCTATGGGCGAGCAAACAACCGAAGAAGGCGAGGTCTTTTTGGTTGCGTATATCAGCGTTAAGAATGTGGGGAAATCCCCCCAGTTTATGCGGTGGGATACATTCGACCCTGCAATTGTTGATACAGACGGCGTAGAAACCGGAAACAATAAAGACATGTTCCAAAAGAGCAAGGACAGGTCTTTTTCGGCTGAGATACAGCCAGGACAGGAAGTCAGTGTTCGGTCCATATTCACAATCCCTGAAGACACTGATTTGAAGAGCCTATCTATGCACTTCAATGAAAATAAAACATTTGTCTTTGACATCAGCTCTGTAAAGAGCTAA